In Eubalaena glacialis isolate mEubGla1 chromosome 4, mEubGla1.1.hap2.+ XY, whole genome shotgun sequence, one DNA window encodes the following:
- the LOC133090024 gene encoding mitochondrial ornithine transporter 2, with translation MKSNPAIQAAIDLTAGALGGTACVLTGQPFDTMKVKMQTFPGLYKGLADCGLKTYSQVGLRGFYKGTGPALMAYVAENSVLFLCYGFCQQFVRKVVGLDKQAKLNDLQTAAAGSVASAFAALALCPTELVKCRLQTMHELEMSGRIAKSHNTVWSVVKSILRKDGPLGFYHGLTSTLFQVVPGYFFFFGGYELSRSFFASDGSKDELGPVPLMLSGGIAGICLWLVIYPVDCIKSRIQVLSMFGKQAGFIRTLLSVVENEGVAALYSGLKATLIRAFPANAALFLAYEYSRKMMMSQFEAH, from the coding sequence ATGAAATCCAATCCTGCCATCCAAGCCGCCATCGACCTCACCGCGGGGGCCCTTGGGGGCACAGCATGCGTCCTGACCGGGCAGCCCTTCGACACAATGAAAGTGAAGATGCAGACGTTCCCTGGCCTGTACAAGGGCCTCGCCGACTGTGGCCTGAAGACGTACTCCCAGGTGGGCTTGCGGGGCTTCTACAAAGGGACCGGCCCAGCGCTGATGGCCTACGTCGCCGAGAACTCAGTCCTCTTCTTGTGCTACGGCTTCTGCCAACAATTCGTGAGGAAAGTGGTTGGATTGGACAAGCAGGCGAAGCTGAATGATCTGCAGACTGCGGCCGCCGGTTCCGTCGCCTCTGCGTTTGCCGCGCTGGCCCTGTGCCCCACTGAGCTCGTGAAGTGCCGGCTGCAGACCATGCACGAACTGGAGATGTCAGGGAGGATAGCAAAAAGCCATAATACAGTTTGGTCCGTCGTGAAGAGTATCCTTAGAAAGGATGGCCCCTTGGGCTTCTACCACGGACTCACGAGCACTCTATTTCAAGTAGTACCAGGCTATTTCTTCTTCTTCGGTGGCTATGAACTGAGCCGATCGTTTTTTGCCTCGGATGGATCAAAAGATGAACTAGGCCCTGTCCCCTTGATGTTAAGCGGTGGAATTGCTGGAATTTGCCTTTGGCTTGTCATATACCCAGTGGATTGTATCAAATCCAGAATTCAGGTTCTTTCCATGTTTGGAAAACAGGCAGGATTTATCAGAACTCTTTTAAGTGTTGTGGAAAACGAAGGAGTAGCAGCTTTATATTCTGGTCTGAAAGCTACTTTGATTCGAGCGTTCCCTGCCAATGCGGCACTATTTTTGGCTTATGAATACAGCAGGAAGATGATGATGAGCCAGTTTGAAGCACACTGA
- the TAF7 gene encoding transcription initiation factor TFIID subunit 7: protein MSKSKDDAPHELESQFILRLPPEYASTVRRAVQSGHVNLKDRLTIELHPDGRHGIVRVDRVPLASKLVDLPCVMESLKTIDKKTFYKTADICQMLVSTVDGDLYPPVEEPVASADPKASKKKDKDKEKKFIWNHGITLPLKNVRKRRFRKTAKKKYIESPDVEKEVKRLLSTDAEAVSTRWEIIAEDETKETENQGLDISSPGMSGHRQGHDSLEHDELREIFNDLSSSSEDEDETQHQDEEDINIIDTEEDLERQLQDKLNESDEQHQENEGTNQLVMGIQKQIDNMKGKLQETQDRAKRQEDLIMKVENLALKNRFQAVLDELKQKEDREKEQLSSLQEELESLLEK, encoded by the coding sequence atgagTAAGAGCAAAGATGATGCTCCTCACGAACTGGAGAGCCAGTTTATCTTACGCCTACCTCCGGAGTATGCCTCTACTGTGAGGCGGGCGGTACAGTCTGGTCATGTCAACCTGAAGGACAGACTGACAATTGAGTTACACCCTGATGGGCGTCATGGAATTGTCAGAGTGGACCGGGTCCCACTGGCGTCAAAATTGGTAGATCTGCCATGTGTTATggaaagtttgaaaaccattgatAAAAAAACCTTTTACAAGACAGCTGATATCTGTCAGATGCTTGTCTCTACAGTTGATGGTGATCTCTATCCTCCTGTTGAGGAACCAGTTGCCTCTGCTGATCCCAAAGCAAGCAAGAAAAAGGAtaaggacaaagagaaaaagtttatatggaaccatGGAATTACTCTGCCTCTaaaaaatgtcagaaagagaaggtTCCGTAAGACAGCAAAGAAGAAGTATATTGAGTCTCCAGATgtggaaaaagaagtaaagcgGTTGCTGAGCACAGATGCTGAAGCTGTCAGTACCCGTTGGGAAATAATTGCTGAAgatgaaacaaaagaaacagaaaatcaaggCCTTGATATCTCTTCCCCAGGAATGTCTGGCCACAGGCAGGGCCATGACTCATTAGAACATGATGAGCTTCGGGAGATATTCAATGACCTCAGCAGCAGCAGTGAAGATGAAGATGAGACACAGCATCAAGACGAAGAAGATATAAACATCATTGACACTGAGGAAGATCTGGAAAGGCAGCTACAGGACAAGCTAAATGAATCAGATGAACAACACCAAGAAAACGAGGGAACTAATCAGCTGGTTATGGGAATTCAGAAACAGATTGATAACATGAAAGGCAAGCTCCAAGAGACCCAGGACAGGGCAAAGCGACAGGAGGATCTCATCATGAAAGTGGAAAACCTGGCTCTCAAGAACAGATTTCAGGCTGTGCTGGATGAACTGAAACAAAAGGAAGACCGAGAAAAGGAGCAGCTCAGCTCTTTGCAAGAAGAGCTAGAATCACTCCTAGAGAAGTGA